The DNA segment ACTTGTCTGCTTCCCCCATTGTCTCACATACTGTTAGACTTCATGCTATGCtagccccaccccccacttcctccACACCACAGAAACTGCTGGCCCTGCTGGACAGCTgaccaccagacttctgcttctgctgctagGAATCAGGTTGCACTGAAGACCCAATCCTCCTGAGGCCCCACATACACTGCTGTGTGTCACGTCGAGGTGGGTACCTCTAGCTCCCATATGAAATGTTAGATTCAGGGCCTTACAAAAGAGTGCCCACACACTGACACCTAACATGCTATATGTCTTATCAAGCCACGCCGGACATCCCACTGTTAACGCTGGACAGGCAAACCCTCGTTGTAAGTGCAAAcagtgccacccccaccccatcctacaTGAAATGCTCTGTGagggttgtcttagttactttactATTGCAGAGCAGGAACACTGGGGTAGGTAGTTGGGGTAACTAAGAGTTCATACCAGGATCCACAAAGAGTCAGCAAAGAGAGGCCACACTGTGAATCATGCCAGTCTTTGAAAATTCAAAGGCCACCTCTAATGACACCTCTTTCAACACACCAATACCTCCTAACACTCCCCAACAGTTCCacctactggggaccaagtattcaaacaaatgagcctgtgggggccattcccattcaaaccaccacacaagggTGGGTTACAAGCCAATGCCCCATTGACATCCAACACATCCTGTTTTCACTAGGCCCTGCAGGGCAATCCTGTCTCTCTGATCCACTGCCCCACATACACTGCTGGACATCACACACTATGTAGAGTGCTACATGAGCTGGCCAGCTTCCCCATAGCCAGAGCCCACATGGTATCAGTCCTTGCCCAACAACCCCTGCAGCTCTGCATACACTGCTACAAATCAGGTCCCCTGGGACCCCTCCCAGCCCACATTTTGTGATTGGTACCCAGCAGTGCTGGCTACATCCTACCTCCAATGCCCCAAACAAACAGTGGTATTAATCATACCCTGCTAATCATATCCCCATATACTTACTGCTATGTATCAGGCTGTTGTGGACCACTGACCCACACAGCTCCAAATACACTTTCATAATGTTCCCTGATGAACACAGCCTTGCCAATTGGCCAGAGCATTGTCCATGCAGAGCTGACCCATGGCAGTGTATGTGATGTATCAAGTGGTAGGCTGTCCAATAGGGTTTGATCACTagcggcgtgtgtgtgtgtgtgtgtgtgtgtgtgtgtgtgtgtgtgtgtgtgtgttgtggtgctGGGGGTACCCTGCAGAGATGGATAACTAGGCTTGTATGTGGGTCTATAGCTGCTTTGTACAGCTACTGGTGAAGGCCAGTACTGATTATTTATTCCCACTGCTCTCGCCCTGACCTCCCATGTAATACTAGATAGATTTCAGGTCTGGTTAGACTCACCCCTGCCACACCATCCATGTCGCTCATACAGTGCCAGCATTAGTGACTGCTCACCAGCCCCCTGCATTGCCTCACACATGATGAGGTATCAGGCCTTATAGGACAGCACCCATGCCCCATCTAAACTGCTAAGTACCAGCCCATTTAGgaaccctctccttcccctcataAAGTACCAGCATCTGGCACTGTTAGACTCACCCTCCACTCCTATAGCTTCCCAGTCTATGAGACAAATTTATACACCATGGTGATCATTCCTATTTGCCCAGAAAAACTTCTAGGGCCATGTTCAACCAAATAGTAGTCCTGGGTCCCTGCCCACAAGTACTGCTGGGTATCAGACGCTGTGTCCTTCATATCTCATATACAGTGCTGGATAGAAGACCATCAGCACCCCATCCCCCACAAATACACACCATGCATGGCTAAGCATCAGCACAAGTGATACACTATTTCTCCCCTACTGTGAGACATCAAGTCTTGCTGCTCTCCCAAGACTGACTGCTACATATCAGACTTGTACAGCTCCACActtgccaccacacacacacacacacacacacacacacacacacacacacaacacacacacacaaacacgaaaTCAATGACTGTGGGAAAGTAGACATCAAACCCAGCAGAAGAAATCAAGCAagctgtggaggcccaaattactcagagtcagagaatctgagcttgctttacccagaagggttgcataaggagatgatttggccacgggCATGATTACCAGGTTTttggaagggtctgtacttggctgtatggtatgctttgatctagcagggggaagtcttttgcctctccccttgacaTGTTATAAAATGCCTCTTGAATAAAACTTCAAGACTGTTGGGTATTGATCTAGGCCCTCCCcaagctatcctatgtttctgtctttttttcttatcagCTAGATCTctctttctgatattttcttatccctctctcctcctcctaaggAACCCTTcaaaaaggtgggagctggcctcccacagctAGCATGtaagcattcatttctctctgctcttgactgtagatGCAATGGGACTAATtgtttgaagttcctgccttgatttccccacaATTATGGACCATAACCAGAAATTGTACACTGAAATAAATTAGCTTCTTTGCCATGTTGCttttttgtcagggcattttatcaccACAACAGGAAAGGCACCAGGACACCCTCCCATGCCTGGCTCCTCTACACTGCTGGGAATCTGCATGTGGCCCTTGAGTGTGGCAGTAGTAGGGGTACTTAGCAGGTCTGATAGCAGTGTGGGTGTGGGAGTCCTCTAGTCATGGTGCCCAGCTTTAATCTCTAAAAGCCTAATGATACTCTGCAGAGCCCACCTGAGCCAGAAGCTTTTAAGTCCTTTCAGTTTCTGTGATTTTGCACAGCCCTGACCTGCACAGGTCCAACTGTGACCTCATGAGGAGCCATTATGAGAGTCCACCCAGGGGATATAATGGTGTGGCCTGGCCTGGTTTCTGTGGGCAGGGAGGAATTTTAGCCTGTGTGATTTACTGATCTCTAATGAGGTTATGTGGTTTGTGTgcagagtgtgtgtctgtgtgactgtgtgtaggtgtgtgtgctctgtgtgtttgTGACTGTGTGCTGTGGGTATATACACCcctgtgaatgagtgtgtgtgagttcatCTGCCTGCTTTGTACAGCTACTGGTTAAAGCCAGAGCTCCACCATCAGTGACTTCCTAAAGGTAGGTTGATAGCCTTAATTTCTAAAGCAGTCATTTGTTGGCCTGTGCTTCTCCACTTAAGCTAGGCTGGTTAGCCCAGGAGCCTCTgagatctgcctctgtctcctgggtgcagAGGTGAAAGCTGGACACCAGGCCTGTTTTGTGTGGgttattctttgttctcatcGTTGTGGTGGGGAGCCATACTTTACATCTAagtcaggacctcatgcttgcaagggAAATTCTTTACTGaatgaggcatctctctagctcctggacacttggctttctgttttagttccatttatttttctgcttatattcttaattttctccAGTGTTTAATGGTTGTGTTTGgggctttttttccctttactttttctgacttaaatttttgttatattttcatgtcttttattttggttttaaccTTTTCAAAACTATTCATAGATCATTAGTAGTATAGCTGACATGTGGGATTTATACCTGTTTGGCTTgtggttggttttgattttcgAATACTActtgtttgtagttagagttttcctatctggcccagttaggacaaatctctcttacctgccagtcccatagtcgctcagacccaaccaagaaagcacacagaaacttacattgtttagaaactgtatagccgtggcaggcttcttgttatctgcttcttctatcttaaattaacccatttctgttagtctacactttgccacatggcttgtggcttaccagtgtctttacatgttgcttttcatggtggtggctggcggtgtctccccaccagccttcaacttcccagaattctcttctctcttgtcccgcctatacttcctgcctggccactggccaatcagaactttatttacacagagcgatatccacagcacttgtttggtttgctttttatttttgcctgtctgcctctgtttccttcatgaattttcatgtgcttctgtttctgttttgaattCTTGAGGTGTCCTGGCTTTCTTGGGATTTCATTGATGGATATCTTAAGTAGCTGATCTTTGGTTTGGACTATTGGTTTGAAAAATTTATTtcgtatatttttttttctcactcattTTTGTTCTATCTATTTCTTTCCCTATCCCCCAATTCCTGTTTCAGTCATTCAAGTAGCATCCAGAacattcctagtgctgggattgaaggctccgcccagctctctttctcttgtagactggattaatctcatgtagaccaggctgtaatGTAAATCACTTCcatttgcctctacctcctgagtgctaggattaaaggcatgtgccaccactgcctggcctgtatggctaactctgtgactggctctgccttctgagctccagacaagctttatttgttagaacatatACAAAATGTCACCACAGGTGCTCTGGCTTAAAGCTACTTGTTGGTGGGGTTTACACTTTGTCCTtggtttttactttctttccagGATTTTGTCACTCTCATTCCACATGTCTCCGTGCATTCCCTTAaatctcctgtctccctccctccccttttccttggCAGCAGCATTACTACCAACCATGTCCAGTGACACAGAAGAGGAGTCCTCAGAGCCCAGCACTGTGCCCAGCGTCTTTGGTGAAGACGTGTTCACCAGGCAGTACACCATCCTGAAGGCCTTAGGCCAGAGTGGCAGTGCAAAGGTCATGCTGGCCCTGCATCGTCTCACAGGCGCCACAGTTGCTGTGAAAGCTCTGGTGAAGCAGGAGAAGTGGTGTGAGCCGCCAGTGTCTGAGGTCGACATCATGAGGATGCTCAGACATCCTAACATTGTTTCCCTCCTGCAGGTGATAGAAACAGAACgcaacatttatttaattatggaaGTGGCTGAGGGGGAACAGCTATTTAATCGGATCCAGAGGTCTGGATGCCTGAAGGAAGATGAGGCCAGAAGCATATTAGTTCAGCTGTTTAGCGCCATAGGCTACTGCCATGATGAAGGCATCGCTCATAGAGACCTCAAGCCTGACAATGTCATAGTGGATGAGCATGGAAAGGTGAAAATCATTGACTTTGGCCTGGGTGTCAGATTCAGGCCTGGGCAAAAGCTGGAAAAGCCATGTGGCGCCTTCCAGTTCATTCCTCCCGAAGTCTTCCTGGGCTTCCCTTATGACGGCCCCAAAGCAGACGTCTGGACCTTGGGAGTCCTCTTATATTACATGGTGACAGGGATTGTCCCGTTTTCAGGGGCTACCTTGTCAGAACTCAGGGAACAGGTTCTGCATGGGAGGTATGACATCCCCTATCAACTTTCCAAAGACTTAAGGAGCATGATCAGCCTATTACTAACAGTGAATTCGAGGCAGAGGCCAACTGTGCGAGACCTCATGGGTCACCCATGGCTTCAGAAAGGGGGAAAGATGTTTACAATTCATTGCAATGGAGACACCAGCTGCCCAGACCTTGAAATTATGGCAGCCATGCAAAACATTGGGTTTGACATCCAGGATATAAGACAATCTTTAAAACACAGGAAGTTCAATGAAACCATGGCTGTATACCACCTACTGAGGTGTCAGGCAGGCCAGGACCATGACAATAATGTCTACACAAGGGTAATAAACCCAGGGGCAACACCTTTCCCTTCTGTTGAAGACCCTGGCATGTTTTCCCTGCCCCTCAGGAGAAGGGCCAGTGAGCCTTCTCTTCGGATATTAGTCTCACCCACAGAGAGCCCTGATCAGAGACAAACGAGGGAGATGGATGACCCTGAGCTGCCCGAGAAGACACCCAATCTGGGCAGAGGTCACAAGCGCTCTATGACTGCGCCATGTGTTTACTTACCAAGAAACATTGTGATTTATGTAGAAGACACCAGCTTCTCCAGTAGCTCCCGGTCAGAAAAGGCCTTGAGTAGCCCAGAACACAGCAGCTTCCCTGCAGCCCAGGGGATGGGCAGGATGGAAGAAGAGGATTCGGACATGCATCCTCAGACTGTGCTGCTGCATGTCACCCCACAAAAAGTGTCCAAGGAAGGTGTACCCCCCAAAGTGAGGAGATACTGAGATGACAATAAGTGTGAGGCTTGATCCAGGTACGTTTTTATATTTGCATTTGTCTATGCTTTTACTTATGGCCTGGGTAGAGAcaattatttttaggtttttggtATGCAATGAGTTGGGAGGGTCTATCTAGATACTGTGTGATGTGGGCTCCCCTAACATAGAAAACAACTAAAATTCTGTCTTactccaagagggaagaaccaggactCAGTCACAAGCAAATCAAAACCAATGTCCAGTGTAAATCAGATCCTGTGGTTCAGTATCCCAGGCCCAGGACTTGGGCTCTTCTGGGCTCCACTCCTTCTCTGTGTTCCTGTGATGAGGTGTCTACAGCACACACATCCTATCTTGTCAGGTCAGCCCAACCCAAGCCACATCAGTCACTGTTTCTGGTGGTTATCCCCCATCCTGGCTTCTCCACCATGCTGGGGTCTGCACTACAAGGAGGCTACATCTTCAACAACAGTATCTCATGGCCTCTTGctgtgccaagcctcagctgtccTCCATATCCCTTTGACCCTTCAGCTTTCATGCATCCAACACCAATACCACATGGGAAATTTTTACACATTATCAACTCTGACTGACAGCATGAGATGCAGCTCTTGCCAGCCCTGGACCACAACTTCTGTGTGAtgaccctgaggaaatacttTTCAGGAGATCTTGGCTCCATGATGCCTGTGTCTTCTTAGTCATTGCTGATGTCTCAGCCAAAGCTAAGTTGCATCAATTGTCCCAACTAAGCAAGGTTTCTCCTTAGTGGTTCTGATCTCTTTTTAATCAAAGTtgattctccagcctctgctgaccAGAAACCATAGGTTATTAGTTCAAAATATAGACTAAATGGCTCTGATAGCATCTGCTTCTCTCCCAAACATCACCATCCAGGCCTCCATTCTATGCATTTCTCTCATCCTTCTCTGCCAACCCCCACAAGACAGCCCATTAAGCTTTGAGACCAGAGGCTCAGTCTAGGGTTCCAAACACTTACACAATCCTCCCCATACAGCATGGTCAGCTCTGTCAcagcaaaaaaaaaccccacagtcATAGTGTAATTTTCTGTCTTAATTTGCTTTATGTTGGTGTaatgaaacactgaccaaaaggaATGTTGTCGGGGTACAGGGTTTATTTAGCGTTCATGTCCCAATCACAGTCCATTATTATGGGAACCCAAAGTTGGAACTCAGAGATGGAACCTATGGGCAGGAattaaagcagagaccatggaagaatgtgTTTTCCTGGCTTGATCCCCATGATCatgttctgcttcctgcctgatACTCTCAAGACAACCCGTCCACAGTGGCTGTGCCCTCTAAATCCATCATTAATCAACAAAATGCCCCCCACTTGCCTACAGGCTCTCTGATGGAGGAGTTTCCTCAACAGagtttccctctttccagatgaccctagcttataCCACCCAAAGGAGACCTAACTAGCACAGATCTCCACTGTAGTCCCCTAAACTTCAAAACCAAGCATATTGTTTCAAAGTGTCCTACAGTACTTAGTATTTGAGTGGATACTGGTCCCTCAACTCATAAACAAGGGGGAAAATAAGAGCAAAACCATCCTAGAGTAAAATTATTGTCTCTGGGAACAACTGCAGGTCCATTTCCATTTTCAAGAGATTTGACTGTTGTTTGTCCCATGATGTAAAAATGGGAATGAGAAGCGAGAATTTTCACCCAGGGAGCTCATTCAAGTGAAAGCTGAATTAGATTCCTTTCCTAAATTATGGAGGTCCAGCCTTTTTAGTttccttcccaggggcccagaagagacacTGCTAATGGCGAGAAtattctgagggaaaagaatctaagtacacagAGCTCTTTCATCCAGCCACTGTTTTCCACTGAGGTTAAATGCTATCCacacagcttcaattctgttctcatacttagctcctctctgtcccttctcctccatcctctcatAACTCCATCTCTTTTCCgtctccatcctcatcttcatcctcatcctGCTCCAACTttgttccttctcctttctctcccagaaCTGGTCTCTCCCTCACCTGCAGCCTGACTCTTACACTACAGTGCAAAACCTCCAAGATCCCTACAAGAGCCCTGATAGccagcttcatttgcaaccccaaaggggagCGAATAGAGGAGGTGGGGTCAGATAAGGCCCGGAATAAGTTGCAAAGGGAATCtatgtgctcaaaatatatttttataagtggTTAGGAGAAATGTTATgagtctatcataaatgtgctGAAACTACAGGTGGTTAGGTAAAAGAGTCTGTAAGTCATTAAAATAAAGCTGCCTCTGTTTTCCTATGCCGCCATGTACTGGCAGGGCGGATAACTCTGCTCAGAGCTAGGAAACCTGCCTTATAGCTTCATTGCACCTTGTATGCAAAGAACCCTTGtgttctgagtcaattgctctggaatgccatttgggctgtgagagaaaggagggtctgagcttcatttgcacaggAAACACAGCTATGCATTCAAGTTTGCCTGTCTCCCAGGCCTAGGATGCTTGAGAAGAATTTCAGGAAAAATACACTGTTAAAAGTTTTTGGGGAAGTATGAGCACATatgaaactcatagcaggaaatagctgatatattaaaagctgaataataCCAAATATTCCTTGAGATTTGGATTCCTCAGGAAGAATGCCTTGATTTTTCCAGGTATAGCTTTACCATATTCAACTGAATTCTTACTACAATCCTGCAGGTCATAACAGATTCCAAGGTTGCTGTCTCAAAGATTGTCCCCAGATGACTTCAGCTGGATGTTTGTGTGCCTCCTGACTTGATCCtgttatattttgtttactctccCAACTGGGCTGCCCAAGTCTTCTATAGTTGATGTTTGCCAACCCCTAATGTGAGGTTGTTTTTTTCCATCTgctatcttgtttgttttgattttagagacagagtttctctgtgtaacagttcaggcttggaactttctttgtaggcGAGGCTCTCCCTCATAAagttccttttgcctcagcctcaaCTGCcatgattaaaggtgtg comes from the Onychomys torridus chromosome 19, mOncTor1.1, whole genome shotgun sequence genome and includes:
- the LOC118570183 gene encoding LOW QUALITY PROTEIN: sperm motility kinase Z-like (The sequence of the model RefSeq protein was modified relative to this genomic sequence to represent the inferred CDS: inserted 2 bases in 1 codon) codes for the protein MSSDTEEESSEPSTVPSVFGEDVFTRQYTILKALGQSGSAKVMLALHRLTGATVAVKALVKQEKWCEPPVSEVDIMRMLRHPNIVSLLQVIETERNIYLIMEVAEGEQLFNRIQRSGCLKEDEARSILVQLFSAIGYCHDEGIAHRDLKPDNVIVDEHGKVKIIDFGLGVRFRPGQKLEKPCGAFQFIPPEVFLGFPYDGPKADVWTLGVLLYYMVTGIVPFSGATLSELREQVLHGRYDIPYQLSKDLRSMISLLLTVNSRQRPTVRDLMGHPWLQKGGKMFTIHCNGDTSCPDLEIMAAMQNIGFDIQDIRQSLKHRKFNETMAVYHLLRCQAGQDHDNNVYTRVINPGATPFPSVEDPGMFSLPLRRRASEPSLRILVSPTESPDQRQTREMDDPELPEKTPNLGRGHKRSMTAPCVYLPRNIVIYVEDTSFSSSSRSEKALSSPEXTAASLQPRGWAGWKKRIRTCILRLCCCMSPHKKCPRKVYPPK